A portion of the Streptomyces sp. NBC_01335 genome contains these proteins:
- a CDS encoding peptidoglycan-binding protein, giving the protein MTVPVFTEYEPTADCGCAGCALQRRTAAARTLPPRLGGHPAAHGARRALVLATAAGVVLSTGAAEAAAPAGHSTGPVRADDATGPGPGTPQGQAGPLMGGGASASPTTAAPLALRTTTRSEIIARAKTWVAAKVPYDMEKFWSDGYRQDCSGYVSMAWDLGGNEWTGSLSSYGTRIARSQLEPGDILLFHNPADPNKGSHVTIFGGWTNSAHTQYMAYEQTPPATRKKVTPLAYWSNSGKYVAYRYKGLAGGSRGGSSAGFPGAAKFGPGARNAHVTRLGEMLVARGGKRFYTQGPGPVWSEADRRATRAFQQAQGWKGANADGLPGPDTWRRLVNGTGRSIPATGASGAPKTVPAFPGRGYFKPGRSNAHVERLGKQLVKKGFGRHYVSGPGRRWTEADRRNVEAFQRAQGWHGRVADGYPGPDTWRRLFS; this is encoded by the coding sequence ATGACCGTCCCGGTCTTCACGGAGTACGAACCCACGGCCGACTGCGGCTGCGCCGGCTGCGCCCTCCAGCGCCGTACGGCGGCGGCCCGGACCCTGCCGCCCCGCCTGGGCGGCCATCCCGCCGCGCACGGAGCGCGCCGCGCGCTGGTGCTGGCCACGGCCGCCGGGGTGGTCCTCTCCACCGGTGCCGCCGAGGCCGCCGCCCCGGCGGGCCACTCCACCGGACCCGTCCGCGCCGACGACGCGACCGGCCCCGGGCCCGGCACCCCGCAGGGGCAGGCCGGACCGCTCATGGGCGGCGGGGCCTCGGCCTCGCCCACCACGGCGGCGCCCCTGGCCCTGCGGACCACCACCCGCAGCGAGATCATCGCCCGCGCCAAGACCTGGGTGGCCGCGAAGGTGCCGTACGACATGGAGAAGTTCTGGTCGGACGGGTACCGCCAGGACTGCTCCGGCTACGTCTCGATGGCCTGGGACCTGGGCGGCAACGAGTGGACCGGCAGCCTCTCCTCGTACGGCACGCGGATCGCGCGCTCGCAGCTGGAGCCGGGCGACATCCTCCTCTTCCACAACCCGGCCGACCCCAACAAGGGCTCGCACGTCACGATCTTCGGCGGCTGGACCAACAGCGCCCACACCCAGTACATGGCGTACGAGCAGACGCCCCCGGCCACCCGCAAGAAGGTCACGCCCCTCGCGTACTGGAGCAACTCCGGCAAGTACGTGGCCTACCGCTACAAGGGGCTCGCCGGGGGCTCGCGCGGCGGCTCGTCGGCGGGCTTCCCCGGCGCCGCCAAGTTCGGGCCGGGAGCGCGCAACGCCCACGTCACACGGCTCGGCGAAATGCTGGTGGCGCGGGGCGGGAAACGTTTCTACACCCAGGGCCCCGGACCCGTCTGGAGCGAGGCCGACCGGCGCGCGACCCGGGCGTTCCAGCAGGCGCAGGGGTGGAAGGGCGCGAACGCGGACGGCCTGCCCGGCCCGGACACCTGGCGCCGGCTCGTCAACGGCACCGGGAGGAGCATCCCGGCCACCGGTGCGTCAGGCGCGCCGAAGACGGTCCCGGCCTTCCCCGGACGGGGCTATTTCAAGCCGGGTCGGTCGAACGCCCATGTCGAGAGGCTCGGCAAGCAGTTGGTGAAGAAGGGATTCGGCAGGCACTACGTGTCGGGGCCCGGCCGCCGCTGGACCGAGGCGGACCGGCGCAACGTGGAGGCGTTCCAGCGCGCCCAGGGCTGGCACGGCCGCGTGGCGGACGGCTACCCGGGGCCGGACACCTGGCGGCGGCTCTTCTCCTGA
- a CDS encoding SPFH domain-containing protein: MGAGRAAGGRAGDGTDAEAGRGPDRDPGRAGKGDPRAEGGPRDEGPCVDVVLELAHGETEPTSMHTVSATVSVPAGGVPGDEVPGDEVPGDEVPGGEVPMGEVPEGEGSADEAPVGETPLGEVPAPAGGFREDFRWSAGRRRSVIANEATASIPVHLLFRDEPRDPDDRTGFLPRAGVGDPHRTAGVASLPVAVARHTLTADRSGAGVRRPPVPRSPQVRPPTRPAPVADPRLRERPGPALPGWVAVLTGAAGCAAALVVLWWAGALPGQAQTRLGIGPRPYQGIGIGLWAVLAVLVTVVLFAFGGLGRGRVGYALVLTLFGDYRGSVRRTGLFWVSPLLLRRRTDVRLRHWRSEPMPAVDANGTALRVTVLVVWRVEDTVRAVLGVADHETYLREQVEAAMARVLSQLPADAFHEDAPTLRNAEAVGDALTRMLKADCEPVGVEVYSAQPTGIEYAPEVAAAMQRRRVAALDARHRDSVLTSLVDAVDDTVNRLTTRGLVALDDYERKSLVRDLTVAFYTGRGGGDGI; this comes from the coding sequence ATGGGGGCGGGCCGGGCAGCGGGAGGGAGAGCGGGAGACGGTACGGACGCGGAAGCGGGCCGGGGACCGGACCGGGACCCGGGCCGCGCCGGGAAGGGCGATCCGCGTGCGGAGGGCGGGCCGCGAGACGAGGGGCCCTGCGTCGACGTGGTGCTGGAGCTCGCGCACGGCGAGACGGAGCCCACCTCGATGCACACCGTCTCGGCCACGGTCTCGGTGCCGGCGGGCGGGGTGCCCGGAGACGAGGTGCCCGGAGACGAGGTGCCCGGAGACGAGGTGCCCGGGGGTGAGGTGCCAATGGGTGAGGTGCCCGAGGGTGAGGGGTCTGCGGACGAGGCGCCCGTGGGTGAGACGCCCCTCGGTGAGGTGCCCGCTCCGGCCGGCGGGTTCCGCGAGGACTTCCGGTGGAGCGCCGGCCGTCGCCGGTCGGTCATCGCCAACGAGGCCACCGCGTCCATCCCGGTGCACCTGCTCTTCCGCGACGAACCCCGCGACCCCGACGACCGGACCGGGTTCCTCCCGCGCGCCGGGGTCGGCGACCCGCACCGCACCGCCGGGGTCGCCTCGCTCCCCGTCGCGGTGGCCCGGCACACGCTGACGGCCGACCGGTCCGGTGCCGGGGTGCGGCGCCCTCCCGTACCGCGCTCGCCCCAGGTGCGGCCGCCGACCCGGCCCGCGCCCGTCGCCGACCCCCGGCTGCGCGAGCGCCCCGGTCCGGCACTGCCCGGCTGGGTGGCCGTGCTCACCGGGGCCGCCGGCTGCGCCGCCGCGCTCGTCGTCCTCTGGTGGGCGGGCGCGCTGCCGGGGCAGGCGCAGACCCGGCTCGGCATCGGGCCCCGCCCGTACCAGGGCATCGGCATCGGCCTCTGGGCGGTGCTCGCGGTGCTGGTGACCGTGGTCCTCTTCGCGTTCGGGGGCCTCGGGCGCGGGCGGGTCGGGTACGCCCTGGTGCTGACCCTCTTCGGCGACTACCGGGGGAGCGTCCGGCGCACCGGGCTCTTCTGGGTCTCCCCGCTCCTCCTCCGCCGCCGCACCGACGTACGGCTGCGGCACTGGCGGAGCGAGCCGATGCCCGCCGTGGACGCGAACGGTACGGCGCTGCGCGTCACCGTCCTCGTCGTCTGGCGGGTGGAGGACACCGTCCGGGCGGTCCTGGGGGTCGCCGACCACGAGACGTACCTGCGGGAACAGGTCGAGGCGGCGATGGCCCGGGTCCTCTCGCAGCTGCCCGCCGACGCCTTCCACGAGGACGCCCCGACCCTGCGGAACGCCGAGGCGGTCGGGGACGCGCTGACGCGGATGCTGAAGGCGGACTGCGAGCCGGTCGGGGTGGAGGTGTACTCGGCGCAGCCGACCGGGATCGAGTACGCCCCCGAGGTCGCCGCGGCCATGCAGCGCCGCCGGGTCGCGGCGCTCGACGCGCGGCACCGGGACAGCGTGCTGACCTCCCTGGTGGACGCGGTCGACGACACCGTCAACCGGCTCACCACGCGCGGACTCGTCGCGCTCGACGACTACGAACGCAAGTCCCTGGTCAGGGACTTGACGGTGGCCTTCTACACGGGACGAGGCGGAGGCGATGGGATCTGA
- a CDS encoding lytic polysaccharide monooxygenase auxiliary activity family 9 protein, which produces MRKRASAAVVGLAILGASALATSSASSHGYTDNPISRQKLCANGTVTNCGNIQWEPQSVEGPKGFPTAGPADGAICSANHGEFAQLDDPRGGNWPTTQVTGGQSFNFRWQFTARHATTDFRYYITKQGWDPTKPLTRASLDSQPFLTVPYNNQQPPATLTQTGTIPSGKTGHHIILAVWTIADTANAFYSCSDVKF; this is translated from the coding sequence ATGCGTAAGAGGGCAAGCGCGGCCGTGGTCGGCCTGGCGATCCTGGGCGCTTCGGCGCTCGCCACCAGCAGCGCCAGCAGCCACGGCTACACCGACAACCCCATCAGCCGCCAGAAGCTCTGTGCCAACGGCACGGTCACCAACTGCGGCAACATCCAGTGGGAGCCGCAGAGCGTCGAGGGCCCGAAGGGCTTCCCGACCGCGGGTCCGGCGGACGGGGCGATCTGCTCCGCCAACCACGGCGAGTTCGCGCAGCTCGACGACCCGCGCGGGGGCAACTGGCCCACCACGCAGGTCACCGGCGGCCAGTCGTTCAACTTCCGCTGGCAGTTCACCGCCCGTCACGCCACGACGGACTTCCGGTACTACATCACCAAGCAGGGCTGGGACCCCACGAAGCCGCTCACCCGGGCCTCGCTGGACTCGCAGCCGTTCCTGACGGTGCCGTACAACAACCAGCAGCCGCCGGCCACGCTGACCCAGACCGGCACCATCCCCAGCGGGAAGACCGGCCACCACATCATCCTGGCGGTGTGGACGATCGCGGACACCGCGAACGCGTTCTACTCCTGCTCGGACGTGAAGTTCTGA